A genome region from Bdellovibrionota bacterium includes the following:
- the gloB gene encoding hydroxyacylglutathione hydrolase produces MKVILIPCLKDNYCYVAQINAGKSVLNILVDAPDFHAIDDYFTQNNLQLDFILSTHHHGDHVDGNLELKNKYNCKIYGSYEDADRIPGIDFKLKPEETFKIGNTMIETHYVPGHTHHHIVYYIHEGLALFSGDTLFSMGCGKLFEGTYAEMYKSLQKIKALPNETKIYCGHEYSEKNAQFALSVDDGDNAPLKKRYQEVLKLRSENRPTVPTTLALEKEINPFLRASSVDEFKKLRQLRDNF; encoded by the coding sequence ATGAAGGTCATTTTGATACCGTGTCTAAAAGACAACTACTGTTATGTTGCACAAATAAATGCGGGGAAAAGTGTCCTTAATATTCTTGTAGATGCGCCAGACTTTCACGCTATCGATGATTACTTCACTCAAAACAATCTGCAACTGGATTTCATTCTTAGCACTCACCACCACGGCGATCATGTCGATGGAAATTTAGAACTTAAAAACAAATACAACTGCAAGATCTATGGCTCCTACGAAGATGCAGATCGCATTCCCGGTATAGATTTTAAACTAAAACCAGAAGAAACTTTTAAAATTGGCAACACCATGATCGAAACTCATTATGTTCCAGGCCATACCCATCATCATATTGTTTATTATATACACGAAGGCCTTGCGCTCTTCTCTGGTGATACACTTTTTTCTATGGGATGTGGGAAACTTTTCGAAGGCACATATGCGGAAATGTATAAGAGCTTACAAAAAATCAAAGCCCTACCCAATGAAACCAAAATTTATTGTGGCCATGAGTATTCTGAGAAAAATGCCCAGTTTGCTCTGAGCGTGGATGATGGCGACAACGCCCCTCTTAAAAAACGATACCAAGAGGTTTTAAAGCTTAGATCTGAGAATCGACCAACTGTCCCCACCACTCTTGCTCTCGAGAAAGAAATAAACCCTTTTCTAAGAGCATCCTCTGTTGACGAATTTAAAAAGTTAAGACAACTTAGAGATAATTTTTAG